From the Kribbella sp. CA-293567 genome, the window CGGGTTCGTGCTGCACGTCGTGGAGCCGCACCTCAACGGTCCCGCCGGTGAGGTGCCCGCCATCATCGCGACCGCGAAGGACCCGGCGCCACGAGTGCTCTGCGGACAAGGGCCGGCTCCGGCAGGCGCCACGATCGAGCACTTCCGGGACCTCGGGTTGACGATCATTCCGGGCTCGGGACCGCTGGCAGCCGCAGTACCGGGTGCTGTTGACGCCTGGTTCCTCCTCCTGCGGGATCACGGCTCGATGCCGCTCAGGACCGTGCTGGAGCCTGCCATCGGCTATGCCCGCAACGGCCACCCGCTGGTCCCCCAGGTCGGGGAAACTGTCGACCGGGTCCGGGAGCTGTTCACTGAGCACTGGCCGACCTCGGCCGAGCTGTGGTTGCAATCGGGCCGCGCGCCCCGGCCCAACGCGCTGTTTCGCAACTCGGCCTACGCCGACACGCTGGAGCGGCTGCTGGTCAGTGCCGAAGAGGCAGGATCCGACCGAGTCGCACAGCTCGAACGGGCTCGGGAGACCTGGCGGGAAGGATTCGTCGCGGAGACGATCGATCGCTTCTCCCGGTTGCCGCATCGCGATTCCAGTGGCGCAGACCATGCCGGCCTGATCACGGGCGACGACCTGGCGGCGTACGAGGCGAGCTGGGAGCAGCCGGCGACGCTCGACTGGCACGGGCACACTGTCGCCAAGACCGCTCCTTGGGGGCAAGGGCCGGCGCTGCTGCAGTCGCTGGCGGTGCTGGCTGAGCTCGGTGACCCGAGGTCGCTCGACCTGACCGGCGCCGAGGCGGTCCACACGATCACCGAGATCACCAAGCTGTCTTACGCCGATCGTGAGGCCTGGTACGGCGATGGCGTCGACGTATCGCTCGAGACGTTGCTCTCACCGGCCTATGCGGCGCAGCGTGCCGCCCTCGTGGGGGCGAAGGCTTCCTACGATCTGCGGCCAGGCAACCCCGATGGCCGTACGCCGCGCCTGCCTACGGCCGTCGCAGGAGTGGAAGGCGACGCGAGCACCGGTGAGCCGACGGTGTCGGCCGATGGCGTCACGCGCGGCGACACCTGTCACGTCGACGTGATCGACCAGTGGGGCAACGTCATCTCCGCGACTCCGAGCGGCGGATGGTTGCAGTCGTCGCCGACGATTCCGGAGCTCGGCTTCTGTCTGGGGAGCCGGCTGCAGATGTTCTGGCTGGAGGAAGGGCTGGCGTCGTCCCTCGCACCCGGATTGCGGCCGCGGACCACGCTGACGCCCACTCTGGTACTGCGCGACGGCGTACCGGTGCTTGCGTGTGGGTCACCCGGCGGCGACCAGCAGGACCAATGGCAACTGCTCTTCCTGCTGCGGCATCTCGCGGGCGGGCAGGACCTGCAGGAGGCGATCGACGCGCCCGCGTGGCACACCACCGCGTTCCCGTCGTCCTTCTACCCCCGCGCGACCGAGCCCGGCAACCTGACCATCGAGAGCCGGCTAGGACCGGCCGTGCGAGCTGCGTTGATCGGCAAAGGCCACCGGGTCGTTGAGACCGATCCCTGGAGTCTCGGGCGGCTCTGCGCTGTCGCGCGCACTCCCGACGGCGTACTGGCTGCCGGCGCCAATCCCCGAGGAATGCAGGGCTACGCCACCGGCCGTTGAGCATCAGCTGCCGAGGGAGCGACCAAGGCGGCCGTGGCGGCAGCCACCACATGATCGCGTGCTGCCTCCGTGGCGGCGGCGGGGTCGCCGGCGGCGATCGCGTCGACCACCCGGATGTGTTCCTTCCACGAGTGCGGCGCGCGCTCGGCCGCGCCGAGGCGGAAGACCCAGTGGACGTGGTGGTACATCGCGGCCGACAGCGACCCCAGCCACCGGTTCCCGCTGATCTCGATGACCGCGAGGTGCAGCGCACTGTTCAGCTCGGCGACCAGATCGAAGTCTCCTGCCTCGGTCGCGGCGCTCGCGTCTTCCAGCAACTGCCGCAACCGAGCAACGTCCGCCTCGGAAGCCCGCTCTGCCGCCAGCCCGGCGGCGAGCGTCTCCAACTGCTCGCGAACGGCGAAGAGATCCCGGATCGCCGGCTCGTCCAGCGTCACCACCACGGCACCGCGCCGCGGCAAGATCTGCACGAACCCTTCGGCCTCCACCACCCGCAGCGCCTCCCGGACCGGATTGCGGGAGACCCCGAAGTCGTCCGCCAGCCGGTTCTCGGTCAGCCGCTCACCCTGCGCGTACTCACCGTCGACGATCCGCCGCCGCAGCTCGACCAGCACCTGGTCCCTGAGCGCGAGGTGATCCCCTCCGATCGTTCGCGCCTGATTTCCCCCGTACCGCGTCTCCACCCCGAGCTCCCCTCCTGGCCTGCCAGCGTTCGGGCAGCACCCTACCCGCAGCCGCCGACACGTCCGGTCGATGCCCGAAAGCCACCAGGACGGCGCCGGTCGGTGAGTGGGCGAAGCCGGGCCGGTGGCTCAGGCGAGGCCGGCGTCGTGGGCCAGCAGAGCCACCTGCACCCGGTTGTTGAGATCCAGCTTCGTCAGTACGCGGGTCAGGTGCGTCTTCACCGTGGGGACGCCCATCGACAGTCCGGCCGCGATCTCCGCGTTGCTCTTGCCCTGGGCAACAGCCGCGGCGACCTCGCGTTCGCGCTCGGTGAGCTTCGCCAGTACGCCGAGAGCGCGGTCGCGCCGGCTCTGGTCATCGGGCCCGGCCACGTAGTCCATCAGCTGCCGGGTCACCGCACCGGACAGGATCGGGTCTCCCCCGGCGACCTTGACCACCGCGTCGAGAATCTCCTGTGGTGCGGCGTCCTTCAGCAGGAATCCCGCCGCTCCCGCTCGCAACGCCTGCAGCAGGTGCTCCTCGGACCCGAACGTCGTCAGAATGACCACCTCCGGCGCCTCTGCCCGCCCACGGATCAGCTCGGTCGCCGTCAGCCCGTCCATCACCGGCATCGTGATGTCCATCAGCACCACGTCCGGCCGCAACTCCAGCACCGCGTCCACAGCGGCCCGTCCGTCGCCGACGTCCCCGACGATCTCCAGTTCGGGAGCGCCGCCGAGCATGGCCCGCAGACCGGCCCGCACCAACGCGTCGTCGTCAACCACCAGCATCCGGACCACCATGCCCGGCATCGTAGCCGTCAGTCCCGGCCCGGCATCGGAGCCGTCACTCCGGCCAGGGCAGCCAGGCGTGCAACCGGAAGGAGCCGGTGCTGGTCGGGCCGTGCTCCAGCGTTCCGCCGGCCAGCTTGGCGCGTTCGGCCAGTCCGACCAGACCGACGCGAGAACCGGTCGCGGGAGGGTTGCCGCTCATCGGGTTGCGGACCTCGATCGACAGACCGTTGCCGGCGGCGCCTGACAGCACGACGGTGACCGGTTCACCGGGCGCATGCTTGCGAGCGTTGGTCAGGCCCTCCTGCACGATCCGGTAGCCGTGCCGCCCGATGGTCAGCGGGATCGACTCAGGCGGCGCCGCCAGCGGGGTGAACCTCACCGTCATGCCTGCCGCGCGAGATTCCTCCACGAGTGCTTCCAAGTCACCCAGACCCGGTTGCGGGCGTTGGCCGCCGGGCGTGCTGGAGTCCGACGTCCGCAGTACGCCGACGATCTCGCGCAGGTCCTCCAGGCACTCCCGCGCGTTCGATCGGATCACCCCGGCGGCGACCGCCAGCTCGGCCGGCGGCATCTCCGGACGGAACTCGAGGGCACCGGCGTGCACCGTCAGCAACGACAGCCGGTGGCCGAGCGCGTCATGCATCTCCCGCGCGATCCGCTCGCGCTCTCGCCGGCGTCCCAGCTCGACCCGCTGCTCCTGGTCCTCCTCGGCCCGCCGGGCCCGCTCGGTCAGCGATGCCATCAACTGCCGCCTCGTCCGTACGACGATGCCCCAGGCAACCGACGCGATACACAGCAGGCTCGCCGCGCCCACCACCAGCCAGTAGACGTAGGGCACCGTCGGCGCCGGCGGGTAGATCCAGATCTGCAGCGCGGCCGACAGGATCGCCGCCGCACAGCCGAGGCCGCTGATCAGTGGTCGCCGATGCACCGCCAGACTGAACAGCGCCAAAGCGCTCCCGCCTCCTGCGGCCGGGAGGACCACCGACACCACGGTCAGCCCCAACGCCAGAGCCAGTGGCCACTTCCGCCGGACCAGCAACAGCAGGGCGCCCAGGATGCCGATGGTCACGTTGAGCGCCAGCGGCGGATGGATCCTGGATCCGTCGGGTGTGTTCCACGCGGGCAGGCTGCCGAGCACGCCCACGACGACGAACAGCACGTCCACGATCCAGTCCCGGGGCGTGCGCCGGCCGTTGCCCGGGGCACCCCGTGACCCCGGGCTGATCAGCGCCACCAGCGGTCCTGGCCGGTCCAGCTCGATCGACATACCCCAGACGGTAGCCCCCGGAGCGTCAGCGGCCGAGGATCTTGAGCACCGCCGCGATCGTGATCGGGTGATATCCGGGTTTCGCGGCCGCGAACACCTGGTCGGCGAACTCCCGGCCGGACCCGGTTCCCGCCAGCGCCCGGTAGACGGGCAGCACCAGCTTCATCCGTCCCACCCGGGTCAGGAAGCCCGCCAGTTCGTCGTACGCCGGGGTGTAGGTGCTGGCGGCAACGATCGAGTACCAGCGCCGCGCGATCTCCCCGTTCGCCGTACCGGTCAGGGCGAACTCCCGGTCCAGCTGCTGCAACTGCTCGGCCGTCAGCCGGTCCGGCGCGGCGTCCAGGAACCGCAGCCACTCCTGCGTGGTCCAGTGCTTGGCGCCGTCCGGTACCTCGCCCGTCGCCAGCCAGCGCTCACGGCCTTCGTCGACGACCTCGAAGCGCGCAGAGACCGCTCTCTCGGCGAAGGCCGGGATACCCGGCTGGTCCAGCCAGGCGGCGATCTCCGCCTCGGTCACCACGCCCGGGTGCTCGTCCAGCAGGTGCTCGCGCAGATGCCCGGCGAAGTCCTCGGAGTTGATGCTGCGGAACGCGAAGCGGTCGAAGTAGCCGCGCAGGAAGGGATCGAAGACCTCCCGGCCGAACCGCTCCTCCAGCCAGGCCAGGAACCAGCAGCCCTTGAGCGGTCCGAGCCCGGTCGTCCCGTGGTACTGCGCCCGGTGGTTGAGCCCCGGCAGCTCGACGGCCTGTTCGGCCGCGGAGAGCGGATCCAGCTTGACCACCGTCGCGTGCTGCTTGATCGCGGTCTCCATCACGGCGAACTCGGTGCCGTAGACGGCCTCCACGATCCGGTTCTCGACGTACGAGGTGAAGCCCTCGTTGAGCCAGATGTCGTCCCAGCTGTCCTGGGTGACCAGGTTGCCGGACCAGCTGTGCGCCAGTTCGTGCGCCACCACGCTGACCAGCGACTTGTCGCCGATCACCACGGTCGGGGTGGCGAACGTCATCCGCGGGTTCTCCATCCCGCCGTACGGGAACGACGGCGGCAGCACCAGCAGGTCGTAGCGGCCCCACCGGTAGGGCCCGAAGAGCGCCTCGGTGACCCGCATCATCTCCTCGGTGTCGGAGAACTCCGCGGCGGCGCGCTTGGCCATCTCCGGCTCGGCCCAGACGCCGGAGCGCTCTCCGATCCGTTCGAAGACGAGGTCTCCGGCGGCGATGGCCAGCAGGTACGACGGGATCGGCTCCGGCATCACCACGTCGTACGACCCCGTACGCCGGGACTCGGTGCCGTTGTCGGCACTCATCAGCACCATCAGCTCGGGCGGGGCGGTCACGTGGGCCGAGTAGCTGAACCGCACCCCGGGAGTGTCCTGCACCGGCACCCAGCTCCGGGCATGGATCGCCTGGGACTGGCTGAACATGAACGGCATCATGCCGCCCGCGGTCATCGACGGCTCGAGCCACTGCAGGCCGGTGGCCGTCGGGGCCGTCCGGTAGCTGACCCGCACCTGTTCGTGCTGCCCGGTGCGGACGGTGAGCGCGGAGCCCAGCTCGTCGTCGGGTACCGAGACGCTGTACTCCAGCGGTTCCCACTCCGACCCGGCGGCGCCGTCCACCGCGAGGATGGTCAGATCCCGCGTATCGAGGACCAGCCGGTCGCCGGGGCCACTCCAGGCGAGCGTGTGCGTGGCCGTGCCCGACAGCACCTTGGCGGCGAAGTCGAGGTCGAGGTCCAGCGCGAGGTGGGTGGTGCGCACCAACGCCGGTTCGGCGTAGGAGTGGCGATCGTGGCTCACAAGGGCTCCCGAGGCAGAATGTCGTTCGCAGGACACTACCCACGCTGCGGCCCGAACACGCGGCCTATTAGGGCCACGGGCAGCACCGTGCCAAAACCGGTTCAGACGGCCGGTTCCAGCGGACTGGGGGCAAGATGTCGCAGCGGCGGCCGGAGCTCGTACTGCAGCGGAAACCATTTGGATCGTGGCTGCTCGGACCGGCCGGCCAGAGCCCGCGCCGGCTCCGCGTCCGCAGCCAACTGCTGCTCACTGTCTTCCTGCTGGCCACCAACATCATCGGCGGCTGCGTGGTCTTCGTGCTCGCGGTCTTCGTGATGCCGGGGCCGCCAGGCGAGGATCGCCTCGATCCGGTCCGGGCGATCGCCTTCCCCGCCTACCTGCTGGCGGCACTCGTGATCGGTGTCGTCTGGGGCACCCGCTACGCGCTGAAGGCCACGGCATGGGTCCTCGAGGACCGCCCGGCGACCCGGCGCGAACAGATCATCACCTTGCGCCTGCCGCTGCGGCTCACCCTGATCGAGGCCTTCCTCTGGTTGCTGGCCACGGTCGTGTTCACGGTTCTCGCGCTGGTGCTCCAGCCGGAGAGCGCTCTACGGATCGGGATCACGGTCTTCGACGGCGGCATCGTCACCTGCGTGGCGGCGTACCTGCTGAGCGAGTTCGCTCTTCGCCCGGTGGCCGCGAGAGCGCTCGCCGACGAGGCTCCGCCGAAGCGCCTGCTGGCTGCCGGGCTGAAGGCCCGGACGCTGTTCTTCTGGGCCGTCGGCTCCGGGGTGCCGGTGGTGGGCCTGATGCTGACCGCGCTCCTGGCGCTGATCGAGAAGGACGTCTCGGCCACCCGGCTGTCGGTGATCATCCTTGCCCTCGGCACCGTTGTGCTCAGCTGCGGCGGTCTGCTGACCGTGCTGTCCGCCCGCTCGGTGGTGGCCCCGGTGCGGTCGGTGCGCACCGCGCTGACGGTGATCGGCGAGGGCGAGCTGAACGTCCGGATTCCCGTCTTCGACGGCACCGAGCTCGGTTCGCTCCAGGCGGGCTTCAACCGGATGGCCGCCGGGCTGCGCGAACGCGAACGGATCCGCGACCTGTTCGGCCGGTACGTCGGTGCCGACGTCGTGCGGGAGGCCCTGGCCGGCGACGCGCTCGGTGGCGAGGAGCGGTTCGTCGCGGTGCTGTTCGTCGACCTGGTCGGCTCCACCGAGCTGGCCGCGGTCCGGCCGCCGGGTGAGGTGGTCCAGTTGCTGAACAGGTTCTTCGAGGTCGTCGTCGACGAGGTGGACCGCCAGGGCGGCTTCGTCAACAAGTTCGCCGGCGACGCCGTCCTGGCCGTCTTCGGTGCGCCGGCCGAGCTGCCGGACCCGGCAGGGAGCGCTCTCCAGGCGGGCCGCACGCTGGCGAGCCGGCTGGCCGAAGAGTTGCCCGAGGCAACGGCCGGGATCGGGATCACCGCCGGCATGGTGGTCGCGGGCACGGTCGGCGACGTCCGCAGGCACGAGTACACCGTCATCGGTGACCCGGTGAACGAGGCGGCCCGGTTGACCGAGCTGGCCAAGTCCGTCCCCGGCCGGCTGCTCGCGTCGATGACCGCGGTCGACGAAGCCACTCCGGCGGAAGCCGTGCACTGGAAGGCCGACGACGAGGTCACCGTCCGGGGCCGCAACCGTCCGACCCGGCTAGCGATCCCCAGCTAGGTACTCGTGCAGCAACGCTGATCCGTGAAGCATCGCGCGAGTACGCCGATCATGCGCCGCTCGCCTCTCCGCCACCGCGGAGCGCAGCGCCTCCGTGCTCCCCGTCTGACGCAGCCCGTCCAGTACAGGCCGAATCTGATCGAACCCGTACCGCCCCCGCCGCAGCATCGCGATGATCCGCGCATCCCGCACCTCCACCGGCCCGTACCGCCGGTACTTCGTCCCCGCCTCCCGCTCCGGCAAAAGCAGTCCCGCCGTCTCCCAGACCCGCAACGTCGAGGTGCGTACGCCGAGCTGCGCCGCCAACTCGCCCACCAGCAAAGGCGGACCGTTCACGACAGGCAGCTTGTCCAGGAACCCCTCGGCCGCCTCCCCCAGCGCTTCACTCGCCGCATCCGTCGCCAGCCGTTGCTCGTGCAGCGCCGCATGGGTCCCGTCGATCAGCCGGAACGCCAGCGCCTCGTCGCCGTCGTTCACGGCCCGCATGACCGCCGTCGCGGTCTCGTTCCCGAATCCGGGCGCGAGTGCGCGATACGTGAGCAGTGCTCGCAGATGCACCTCGCCGTACTGCCGGTAGCCCGACTCGCTGCGCGGCACGTCGGGCAGGATGCCGACCGCTTCGTAGTTGCGGACCAGTTGCGTCGAGATCCCGGCCTGCCGGGCCAGGTCGACCGGTCGCAGGGCCATCGCTCAGCGGCCGCCGGCCACGTCGACCATCGAGCCGGTCATGTAGGAAGCGCGATCCGAGGCCAGGAACGCGATCAGCTCGGCCACTTCCTCGACCTTGCCGGGACGACCCAGCGGCGGCGTACCGCCGATCCGCTCCAGCCGTCCTTCCTCGTGGATCTCGGTCTCGATCAGCCCCGGCCTGACGCCGAGGACGCGAATCCCCTCCTTGGCGACCTCGTTGGCCAGGCCGACCGTCAGGGTGTCGACCGCAGCCTTGCTGGCGGCGTAGTCGACGTACTCGCCCGCTGACCCGAGCACCGCGCCACGCGACGACACGTTGACGATCACTCCCCCGGCGCCGCCGGCCGCGGTCGACATTCGCCGGACCGCGGCGCCCGCGACCAGGAACGCGCCGATCGCATTGATCCGGAACACCCGCTCCAGCCGCCCCAGGTCGTAGCCGGCCACCCGCCCACTCGGCGACACCACGCCGGCATTGTTGACCACGGCCCCGATCGCGCCGAGCTCAGCGGTGACCGAGTCGAAGAACCGCTCGATCTGCTCAGGCTCGGCAACGTCGGCCTGGACGGCGTACGCGCGCCGCCCCAACTCCTCGCAGGCCGAGACGACCCGCTCGGCGTCGCCGGAGCGGCTCAGGTAGCTGACGCCGACATCCCATCCGTCCGCCGCCAGCGCGATCGCCGCCGCCGCGCCGATACCGCGGCTCCCGCCGGTGACCAGGGCGGTTCCCCGCCGGGTTTCGTCCGAGCTCATGCGGTCAGCCTTTCACGCCCCGTCACGACGTCGCCGGCGCCCGGCCCGTCCCCAACTGCACCTCGTTGTCGTCGAATCCCAGCGCGCGGTAGATCCGGATCGCGAGGTAGCCGGGATCGGCCACCATCACCAGCGTGTGCGCGCCCAGCTCGTCGAACCCGTACCGCGAGGCGCGATGCACCAGCGTGCTCGCGATCCCCTGGTTCCGGTCCTCCGGCCGGGTCTGGACGTTCTGGAACCGGGCCACGCCAGACCCGTCCGAGGCCAGTCCGAGCGAAGCCTGCAGCCGCTCACCGTCGAAGGCGCCGAACCAGCGCGCATGCCCGGCCCCGCAGAGCCCCCGCTCCGCTTCGATCCGGCGCCGGCTGAACTCGCGGTACTCCTCGTCGACGGTCATCGTCGCGCAGGCGAGGGACAGGTCGAGCAACTGCTCCCAGTCGTCGTCACTGCTCAGGTCCCGGTACTGCGAGGTCAGGTTCGGCCGGGCCGGTTCCCGAACCTCCCGCGCGGTCATCACTGTGTTGCGGTCGATCTCGAGCCCCAGCGCCTTCACCTCGTCCTCGCTGCCGACCACGCCGTCGACGGTGTCGAGACCGAGCGCGAGATGCTTCGCCGCCGGGAACTCCTGCCGGAAGATCGCCTCTCGCGCCACCGCGTCACCCGGCGCGAACGGCGTACGGAAGAGCAGGTAGTTGCCCCACCAGAACGTCGGATTGGCAGGCGTCCGGACGACCACGTAGTCGCCTTGGTCCGTCAGCACGGAGCCGCTCAGCTGCAGCAGCATCAAGTCGGTTCGGTAGCCGAGGCTGGTGAAGTTCACCCCTCTATCGTCACGTTCGCGTCAAGACGATTTGTGCGACGGCCGCCACTTCGGGGCGTCGTCCCCGGTCCGGGCGGCCGCGGCCGCGATGTTGCGTTGCATCCCGCCGAAGACGATGCCGTGGAAGGGCTTGATCGCGTACCAGTACAGGTGGCCGGGCAGGCCGTGCGGGTGGAAGAGCGCTCGCTGGCGGAAGACCGTCCGCTGCTGGTCGTCGGTGTCGACGATCAGTTCCAGCCAGGCGAGACCGGGCAGCCGCATCTCGGCCCGCAGCCTCAGCAGCTTCAGATCCTCGATGTCCTCGACCCGCCACCAGTCGAGCGGATCACCGATGGACAGGTCGTTCGGATTGCGCCGTCCTCTGCGCAGACCGGGACCGCCGAAGACCCGGTCGAGCACCCCTCGGGCCCACCAGCCGAGGCGCCAGGAGTACCAGCCGTTACCACCGCCGATGCCTTCGATCACCGACCACAGCTGCTCCGGCGTCGTCGCGATCGCGCTCTCCCGCTCGTCGACGTACAGCGAACCGCCCGACCAGTCCGGATCGCCCGGCAGCGGGTCGCTCGGCGCACCCGGCATCGACGCCGAGGCCCAGGTGGTGGAGACGTCGAACTCCTGGACGCGCTTGAGCGCCAGCTCGACGGCCCGGTCGAAGTCGATGAACCCCGGCTCCGGATCGGGCACGTACTGCTCGATGTCGTGTTCCTTGCAGACGACCTCGTGGATCAGGCTGTCGACCAGCGGGCGGGCGATGCTGTTCGGCACCGGGGTGACCAGGCCGACCCAGTGGCTCGACAGCGACGGGGTCAGCAGCGGAAGGGTGACGATCCGCCGGCTGCTGAGGTGAGCGACGGCGGCGTACCGCTGCATCATGTCGCGGTAGGTCAGCACGTCGGGGCCGCCGATGTCGAAGCCGCGGTTGACCGTGCTCGGCATCGAGGCGCTGCCGACCAGGTAGTGCAGGACGTCGCGGACGGCGATCGGCTGGATCCGCGTGTGCAGCCAGCGCGGCGTGACCATCACCGGCAGCCGGTCGGTCAGATAGCGGAGCATCTCGAACGAGGCCGAACCCGACCCGAGGATGACCGCGGCACGCAGCACGGTCGTCGGTACTCCGGACGCGAGCAGGATCTCGCCGACCTCGCGGCGCGAGTCCAGGTGCGGCGAGAGCACTTCGTCCTGAGGGTAGAGGCCACCGAGGTAGACGATCCTGCCGACTCCGGCCTCCCGCGCGG encodes:
- a CDS encoding GntR family transcriptional regulator → METRYGGNQARTIGGDHLALRDQVLVELRRRIVDGEYAQGERLTENRLADDFGVSRNPVREALRVVEAEGFVQILPRRGAVVVTLDEPAIRDLFAVREQLETLAAGLAAERASEADVARLRQLLEDASAATEAGDFDLVAELNSALHLAVIEISGNRWLGSLSAAMYHHVHWVFRLGAAERAPHSWKEHIRVVDAIAAGDPAAATEAARDHVVAAATAALVAPSAADAQRPVA
- a CDS encoding M1 family metallopeptidase, whose translation is MSHDRHSYAEPALVRTTHLALDLDLDFAAKVLSGTATHTLAWSGPGDRLVLDTRDLTILAVDGAAGSEWEPLEYSVSVPDDELGSALTVRTGQHEQVRVSYRTAPTATGLQWLEPSMTAGGMMPFMFSQSQAIHARSWVPVQDTPGVRFSYSAHVTAPPELMVLMSADNGTESRRTGSYDVVMPEPIPSYLLAIAAGDLVFERIGERSGVWAEPEMAKRAAAEFSDTEEMMRVTEALFGPYRWGRYDLLVLPPSFPYGGMENPRMTFATPTVVIGDKSLVSVVAHELAHSWSGNLVTQDSWDDIWLNEGFTSYVENRIVEAVYGTEFAVMETAIKQHATVVKLDPLSAAEQAVELPGLNHRAQYHGTTGLGPLKGCWFLAWLEERFGREVFDPFLRGYFDRFAFRSINSEDFAGHLREHLLDEHPGVVTEAEIAAWLDQPGIPAFAERAVSARFEVVDEGRERWLATGEVPDGAKHWTTQEWLRFLDAAPDRLTAEQLQQLDREFALTGTANGEIARRWYSIVAASTYTPAYDELAGFLTRVGRMKLVLPVYRALAGTGSGREFADQVFAAAKPGYHPITIAAVLKILGR
- a CDS encoding SDR family oxidoreductase, coding for MDKNKLVLVTGVTGYIGGRLVPELLKAGYRVRAMARNPRRLQDREWYDDVEVVEADAGDRHQLDAALEGVDVAYYLIHALGTGKRFESRDRHTALTFGTAAREAGVGRIVYLGGLYPQDEVLSPHLDSRREVGEILLASGVPTTVLRAAVILGSGSASFEMLRYLTDRLPVMVTPRWLHTRIQPIAVRDVLHYLVGSASMPSTVNRGFDIGGPDVLTYRDMMQRYAAVAHLSSRRIVTLPLLTPSLSSHWVGLVTPVPNSIARPLVDSLIHEVVCKEHDIEQYVPDPEPGFIDFDRAVELALKRVQEFDVSTTWASASMPGAPSDPLPGDPDWSGGSLYVDERESAIATTPEQLWSVIEGIGGGNGWYSWRLGWWARGVLDRVFGGPGLRRGRRNPNDLSIGDPLDWWRVEDIEDLKLLRLRAEMRLPGLAWLELIVDTDDQQRTVFRQRALFHPHGLPGHLYWYAIKPFHGIVFGGMQRNIAAAAARTGDDAPKWRPSHKSS
- a CDS encoding adenylate/guanylate cyclase domain-containing protein, which gives rise to MSQRRPELVLQRKPFGSWLLGPAGQSPRRLRVRSQLLLTVFLLATNIIGGCVVFVLAVFVMPGPPGEDRLDPVRAIAFPAYLLAALVIGVVWGTRYALKATAWVLEDRPATRREQIITLRLPLRLTLIEAFLWLLATVVFTVLALVLQPESALRIGITVFDGGIVTCVAAYLLSEFALRPVAARALADEAPPKRLLAAGLKARTLFFWAVGSGVPVVGLMLTALLALIEKDVSATRLSVIILALGTVVLSCGGLLTVLSARSVVAPVRSVRTALTVIGEGELNVRIPVFDGTELGSLQAGFNRMAAGLRERERIRDLFGRYVGADVVREALAGDALGGEERFVAVLFVDLVGSTELAAVRPPGEVVQLLNRFFEVVVDEVDRQGGFVNKFAGDAVLAVFGAPAELPDPAGSALQAGRTLASRLAEELPEATAGIGITAGMVVAGTVGDVRRHEYTVIGDPVNEAARLTELAKSVPGRLLASMTAVDEATPAEAVHWKADDEVTVRGRNRPTRLAIPS
- a CDS encoding MerR family transcriptional regulator encodes the protein MALRPVDLARQAGISTQLVRNYEAVGILPDVPRSESGYRQYGEVHLRALLTYRALAPGFGNETATAVMRAVNDGDEALAFRLIDGTHAALHEQRLATDAASEALGEAAEGFLDKLPVVNGPPLLVGELAAQLGVRTSTLRVWETAGLLLPEREAGTKYRRYGPVEVRDARIIAMLRRGRYGFDQIRPVLDGLRQTGSTEALRSAVAERRAAHDRRTRAMLHGSALLHEYLAGDR
- a CDS encoding SDR family oxidoreductase gives rise to the protein MSSDETRRGTALVTGGSRGIGAAAAIALAADGWDVGVSYLSRSGDAERVVSACEELGRRAYAVQADVAEPEQIERFFDSVTAELGAIGAVVNNAGVVSPSGRVAGYDLGRLERVFRINAIGAFLVAGAAVRRMSTAAGGAGGVIVNVSSRGAVLGSAGEYVDYAASKAAVDTLTVGLANEVAKEGIRVLGVRPGLIETEIHEEGRLERIGGTPPLGRPGKVEEVAELIAFLASDRASYMTGSMVDVAGGR
- a CDS encoding gamma-glutamyltransferase family protein; translated protein: MTFTTRPTLRGTFGMVSSTHWLASQSAMRILELGGNAFDAAAAAGFVLHVVEPHLNGPAGEVPAIIATAKDPAPRVLCGQGPAPAGATIEHFRDLGLTIIPGSGPLAAAVPGAVDAWFLLLRDHGSMPLRTVLEPAIGYARNGHPLVPQVGETVDRVRELFTEHWPTSAELWLQSGRAPRPNALFRNSAYADTLERLLVSAEEAGSDRVAQLERARETWREGFVAETIDRFSRLPHRDSSGADHAGLITGDDLAAYEASWEQPATLDWHGHTVAKTAPWGQGPALLQSLAVLAELGDPRSLDLTGAEAVHTITEITKLSYADREAWYGDGVDVSLETLLSPAYAAQRAALVGAKASYDLRPGNPDGRTPRLPTAVAGVEGDASTGEPTVSADGVTRGDTCHVDVIDQWGNVISATPSGGWLQSSPTIPELGFCLGSRLQMFWLEEGLASSLAPGLRPRTTLTPTLVLRDGVPVLACGSPGGDQQDQWQLLFLLRHLAGGQDLQEAIDAPAWHTTAFPSSFYPRATEPGNLTIESRLGPAVRAALIGKGHRVVETDPWSLGRLCAVARTPDGVLAAGANPRGMQGYATGR
- a CDS encoding GNAT family N-acetyltransferase, giving the protein MNFTSLGYRTDLMLLQLSGSVLTDQGDYVVVRTPANPTFWWGNYLLFRTPFAPGDAVAREAIFRQEFPAAKHLALGLDTVDGVVGSEDEVKALGLEIDRNTVMTAREVREPARPNLTSQYRDLSSDDDWEQLLDLSLACATMTVDEEYREFSRRRIEAERGLCGAGHARWFGAFDGERLQASLGLASDGSGVARFQNVQTRPEDRNQGIASTLVHRASRYGFDELGAHTLVMVADPGYLAIRIYRALGFDDNEVQLGTGRAPATS
- a CDS encoding sensor histidine kinase → MSIELDRPGPLVALISPGSRGAPGNGRRTPRDWIVDVLFVVVGVLGSLPAWNTPDGSRIHPPLALNVTIGILGALLLLVRRKWPLALALGLTVVSVVLPAAGGGSALALFSLAVHRRPLISGLGCAAAILSAALQIWIYPPAPTVPYVYWLVVGAASLLCIASVAWGIVVRTRRQLMASLTERARRAEEDQEQRVELGRRRERERIAREMHDALGHRLSLLTVHAGALEFRPEMPPAELAVAAGVIRSNARECLEDLREIVGVLRTSDSSTPGGQRPQPGLGDLEALVEESRAAGMTVRFTPLAAPPESIPLTIGRHGYRIVQEGLTNARKHAPGEPVTVVLSGAAGNGLSIEVRNPMSGNPPATGSRVGLVGLAERAKLAGGTLEHGPTSTGSFRLHAWLPWPE
- a CDS encoding response regulator, with product MVVRMLVVDDDALVRAGLRAMLGGAPELEIVGDVGDGRAAVDAVLELRPDVVLMDITMPVMDGLTATELIRGRAEAPEVVILTTFGSEEHLLQALRAGAAGFLLKDAAPQEILDAVVKVAGGDPILSGAVTRQLMDYVAGPDDQSRRDRALGVLAKLTEREREVAAAVAQGKSNAEIAAGLSMGVPTVKTHLTRVLTKLDLNNRVQVALLAHDAGLA